One window of the Roseovarius sp. THAF9 genome contains the following:
- a CDS encoding TetR family transcriptional regulator C-terminal domain-containing protein codes for MEDGTQAAGGARPSRIQLRNRKRILDAALDVFSMHGFRGATLDQIAEASGLSKPNILYYFAGKEEIHVTLLSGLMDTWLDPMREIDPGGEPLEEILRYVHRKLEMSRALPRESRLFANEILQGAPRIGAGLVTDLKPLVDETAALIEAWAAAGRLQPVDGRHLIFSIWATTQHYADFDAQVQALMDGRDTHDEASVFLDALYRRMLAV; via the coding sequence ATGGAAGACGGGACGCAGGCGGCGGGCGGCGCCAGGCCGAGCCGGATACAGTTGCGCAACCGCAAGCGCATACTGGACGCGGCGCTGGACGTGTTTTCGATGCACGGGTTCCGTGGCGCGACGCTGGACCAGATCGCCGAGGCATCGGGGCTGTCGAAGCCCAACATCCTCTATTACTTCGCGGGCAAGGAAGAGATCCACGTCACGCTGCTGAGCGGGTTGATGGACACGTGGCTGGACCCGATGCGCGAGATCGACCCCGGCGGTGAGCCGCTGGAGGAGATCCTGCGCTACGTGCATCGCAAGCTGGAGATGAGCCGGGCGCTGCCGCGCGAGAGTCGGTTGTTCGCAAACGAGATCCTGCAAGGCGCGCCAAGGATCGGGGCGGGACTGGTGACGGATTTGAAGCCGCTGGTGGACGAGACCGCCGCGCTGATCGAGGCCTGGGCGGCGGCGGGCCGTTTGCAACCGGTGGACGGGCGGCACCTGATCTTTTCGATCTGGGCCACGACGCAGCATTACGCCGATTTCGATGCGCAGGTTCAGGCGTTGATGGATGGGCGTGATACGCATGACGAGGCTTCGGTGTTTCTGGATGCGCTTTACCGCCGGATGCTGGCGGTCTGA
- a CDS encoding Zn-dependent hydrolase produces the protein MTAPGQNLKIDGDRLWDSLMEMAKIGPGVAGGNNRQTLTDEDAEGRALFQTWCEAAGMTMGLDTMGNMFARREGTDPDALPVYVGSHLDTQPTGGKYDGVLGVLGGLEIIRTLNDLGIKTKHPIVVTNWTNEEGTRYAPAMLASGVFAGVHEQQWAYDRVDADGKKFGDELDRIGWKGDEPVGERKMHAFFELHIEQGPILEAEGKDIGVVTHGQGLRWIECTVTGKESHTGSTPMHMRKNAGRGLARITELVHEIAMQNQPNAVGAIGQANVYPNSRNIIPGKAVFTIDFRSPDLDKLEGMVAELLEKAPKLCEEIEVGFSSEIVGQFNPPAFDETCVKAVRDAAERLGYSHMDIVSGAGHDACWINDVAPTAMVMCPCVDGLSHNEAEEISKDWATAGTDVLMHAVVETAEIVE, from the coding sequence ATGACCGCACCGGGCCAAAATCTCAAGATCGACGGCGACCGGCTCTGGGACAGCCTGATGGAAATGGCCAAGATCGGCCCCGGCGTCGCGGGCGGCAACAACCGCCAGACCCTGACCGACGAGGATGCCGAGGGCCGCGCGCTCTTCCAGACGTGGTGCGAGGCGGCGGGCATGACCATGGGCCTCGACACGATGGGCAACATGTTCGCTCGGCGCGAAGGCACCGACCCCGACGCGCTGCCGGTTTACGTGGGCTCCCACCTCGACACGCAACCCACCGGGGGCAAGTATGACGGCGTCCTCGGCGTGCTCGGCGGGCTGGAAATCATCCGCACCCTCAACGACCTCGGCATCAAGACGAAACACCCCATCGTCGTCACCAACTGGACCAACGAGGAAGGCACACGCTACGCCCCCGCCATGCTCGCGTCAGGCGTCTTTGCCGGCGTGCATGAACAGCAATGGGCCTATGACCGCGTCGATGCCGACGGCAAAAAATTCGGCGACGAACTCGACCGCATCGGCTGGAAAGGCGACGAGCCTGTGGGCGAGCGAAAGATGCACGCCTTCTTCGAGTTGCATATCGAACAGGGCCCGATACTGGAGGCCGAAGGCAAGGATATCGGCGTCGTCACCCACGGCCAGGGCCTGCGCTGGATCGAATGCACCGTCACGGGCAAGGAAAGCCACACAGGCTCCACCCCGATGCACATGCGCAAGAACGCCGGGCGAGGCCTCGCGCGCATCACCGAACTGGTCCACGAGATCGCCATGCAGAACCAGCCCAATGCCGTGGGCGCCATCGGCCAGGCCAACGTCTATCCCAACAGCCGCAACATCATCCCCGGCAAGGCTGTTTTCACCATCGACTTCCGCTCGCCCGACCTCGACAAACTCGAAGGCATGGTCGCCGAACTACTGGAAAAGGCGCCGAAACTCTGCGAGGAAATCGAGGTCGGCTTCTCGTCCGAGATCGTCGGCCAGTTCAACCCGCCCGCTTTCGACGAGACCTGCGTCAAGGCCGTCCGCGACGCCGCCGAACGGCTGGGCTATTCCCACATGGACATCGTCTCGGGCGCTGGCCACGACGCCTGCTGGATCAATGACGTCGCGCCGACGGCGATGGTCATGTGCCCCTGCGTCGACGGCCTCAGCCACAACGAGGCCGAGGAGATCTCCAAGGACTGGGCCACGGCAGGCACGGACGTGCTAATGCACGCGGTGGTCGAAACGGCGGAGATTGTGGAGTGA
- a CDS encoding selenium-binding protein SBP56-related protein — MNLRPDPTFYPTPKMAMEAPAEKLAFTLMLCPDGSQPDGLAIVDVDPSSKTYSQIVHQVIMPNKGDEFHHFGWNACSSSLSPLSGHAFLERRYLIIPGIRSSRIYVIDVKEPLEAKIHKIIEPEEVFEKTGYSRPHTIHCGPEGIYVSTLGGGGKDGTDGPPGIFIMDCETFEILGRYEMDRGKQDKHYDFWWNLPRDYMVSSEWGLPPQFENGIVAEDLLSNKYGHSIHFWNLRQRKNVQTIDLGENHQMALEIRPAHDPGKDYGFCGVVVDTTNLQGSIFTWWQKDDGTFEAKKTITIDPRPEKPENLPPLLQGFEAVPPLVTDIDLSLDDRFLYVACWGMGEMHQYDVSDPFNPKLAGKVELGGIARGTKHPNGQPFAYGPQMVEISRDGKRVYWTNSLYSTWDDQFYPDDQGGQMVMANVGETGGLELDKDFYLSFPEGYRSHQIRLEGGDCSTDSFCYPSV, encoded by the coding sequence ATGAACCTGAGACCAGACCCAACCTTCTACCCGACTCCGAAAATGGCGATGGAGGCCCCCGCCGAGAAACTCGCCTTCACCCTCATGCTCTGCCCCGACGGCAGCCAGCCCGACGGCCTCGCCATCGTCGATGTCGACCCAAGCTCCAAGACCTATTCCCAGATCGTCCACCAGGTGATCATGCCGAACAAGGGCGACGAGTTTCACCATTTCGGCTGGAACGCCTGTTCCTCGTCTCTCTCGCCGCTCTCTGGTCACGCCTTCCTCGAACGGCGCTACCTGATCATCCCCGGCATCCGCTCCTCGCGGATCTACGTGATCGACGTCAAGGAACCGCTAGAGGCCAAGATCCACAAGATCATCGAGCCCGAGGAAGTCTTCGAGAAAACCGGCTATTCCCGCCCCCACACCATCCATTGCGGCCCCGAAGGCATCTATGTCTCCACCCTGGGCGGCGGCGGGAAGGACGGTACCGACGGCCCTCCGGGCATCTTCATCATGGATTGCGAAACCTTCGAGATCCTCGGCCGCTATGAGATGGACCGCGGCAAACAGGACAAGCACTACGATTTCTGGTGGAACCTGCCGCGCGACTACATGGTCAGCTCTGAATGGGGCCTGCCCCCGCAATTCGAGAACGGCATCGTCGCCGAGGATCTGCTTTCCAACAAGTACGGCCATTCGATACATTTCTGGAACCTGCGCCAGCGCAAGAACGTCCAGACAATCGACTTGGGCGAGAACCACCAGATGGCGCTCGAAATCCGTCCGGCCCACGACCCGGGCAAGGATTACGGCTTCTGCGGCGTGGTGGTGGACACCACCAACCTCCAAGGCTCGATCTTCACGTGGTGGCAAAAGGACGACGGCACGTTCGAGGCGAAGAAAACGATCACCATCGACCCGCGCCCCGAGAAACCGGAAAACCTGCCGCCCCTCCTGCAAGGGTTCGAGGCCGTGCCACCACTGGTCACGGATATCGACCTCAGCCTCGACGACCGCTTCCTCTACGTCGCCTGCTGGGGCATGGGCGAGATGCATCAATACGACGTCTCCGACCCGTTCAACCCGAAGCTCGCCGGCAAGGTCGAACTGGGCGGCATCGCCCGAGGCACCAAGCACCCCAACGGCCAGCCTTTCGCCTACGGCCCGCAAATGGTCGAGATCAGCCGCGACGGCAAGCGCGTCTACTGGACCAACTCGCTCTACTCCACGTGGGACGACCAGTTCTACCCGGATGACCAAGGCGGCCAGATGGTCATGGCCAATGTCGGCGAAACCGGCGGGCTGGAACTGGACAAGGACTTCTACCTGTCCTTCCCCGAAGGCTATCGCAGCCACCAGATCCGGCTCGAGGGCGGCGACTGCTCCACCGACAGCTTCTGCTATCCTTCGGTCTGA
- a CDS encoding NAD(P)-dependent oxidoreductase — protein sequence MSHSALTPGITSGRLSEDDLARNFSDLHPPLDPHEALVAADRCYFCHDAPCITACPTDIDIPLFIRQIATGTPEAAAKTILEQNILGGMCARVCPTETLCEQACVREAAEGKPVLIGQLQRFATDTLQAAGTHPFARAPETGKSVAVVGAGPAGLACAHRLAMHGHSVTLYDARPKPGGLNEYGIAAYKTVDSFAEREVDWLLQIGGITLENGKALGSDLSLDTLRTQFDAVFLGIGLGGVNALGLDGEDKTGVLDAVDFISDLRQASDLRALQIGRDVVVIGGGMTAIDAAVQAKLLGALNVTLVYRRGRDRMNASVFEQDLAASKGVRIITNATPRAIHGNGTVREIEFEYTDDALTPTGETVRIPADQVFKAIGQALAGDALPDLDGRKIAVTGAGRTSVSGVWAGGDCAAGGDDLTVTAVAEGRDAAEDIHKSLVS from the coding sequence ATGAGCCATTCCGCCCTGACCCCCGGCATCACCTCAGGCCGCCTGTCAGAGGACGACCTCGCCCGCAATTTCTCCGATCTGCACCCGCCGCTCGATCCGCATGAGGCGCTGGTGGCCGCCGACCGCTGCTATTTCTGCCACGACGCACCCTGCATCACGGCCTGCCCCACCGATATCGACATCCCGCTCTTCATCCGCCAGATTGCCACCGGCACGCCCGAGGCTGCGGCAAAGACGATCCTCGAACAGAACATTCTCGGCGGAATGTGCGCCCGCGTCTGCCCGACCGAGACGCTCTGCGAACAGGCCTGCGTGCGCGAAGCCGCCGAAGGCAAGCCCGTCCTGATCGGGCAACTCCAACGCTTCGCCACCGACACCCTGCAGGCCGCGGGCACGCATCCCTTTGCCCGTGCGCCCGAGACGGGCAAGTCGGTCGCCGTGGTGGGCGCGGGACCGGCCGGACTGGCCTGCGCCCATCGTCTGGCGATGCATGGCCATTCCGTCACGCTCTATGACGCCCGGCCAAAGCCCGGCGGCCTCAACGAATACGGCATCGCCGCCTACAAGACGGTCGACAGCTTCGCCGAGCGCGAGGTCGATTGGCTGCTTCAGATCGGCGGCATCACTCTAGAGAATGGCAAGGCCCTCGGGTCCGACCTAAGCCTCGACACCCTGCGCACCCAGTTCGACGCCGTCTTCCTCGGCATCGGGCTGGGCGGCGTCAATGCCCTCGGCCTCGACGGCGAGGACAAGACCGGCGTGCTCGACGCGGTCGATTTCATCTCCGACCTGCGCCAAGCCAGCGACCTGCGCGCATTGCAGATCGGTCGCGACGTCGTGGTAATCGGCGGCGGCATGACCGCTATCGACGCCGCCGTACAAGCCAAATTGCTGGGCGCGCTCAACGTCACGCTGGTCTATCGCCGGGGCCGCGACCGCATGAATGCCAGCGTCTTTGAACAGGACCTCGCCGCCTCCAAGGGCGTGCGCATCATCACGAATGCAACGCCCCGCGCCATCCACGGCAACGGCACAGTCCGCGAGATCGAGTTCGAATACACCGACGACGCCCTCACCCCCACGGGCGAGACCGTGCGCATCCCCGCCGACCAGGTCTTCAAGGCCATCGGACAGGCGCTCGCGGGCGACGCCCTGCCCGATCTCGACGGCCGCAAGATCGCCGTCACGGGCGCGGGCCGTACCTCCGTTTCGGGCGTCTGGGCCGGGGGCGACTGCGCCGCGGGCGGCGACGACCTGACAGTGACGGCGGTGGCCGAAGGGCGCGATGCCGCCGAAGACATCCATAAAAGCCTCGTTTCGTGA
- the preA gene encoding NAD-dependent dihydropyrimidine dehydrogenase subunit PreA, whose amino-acid sequence MADLITNFIGITSPNPFWLASAPPTDKEYNVRRAFDAGWGGVVWKTLGEEGPPVVNVNGPRYGAIWGADRRLLGLNNIELITDRPLQTNLDEMTRVKKDYPDRALIASLMVPVNEDSWKSILDRVLETGCDGVELNFGCPHGMSERGMGSAVGQVPEYVGQVTEWCKKHSNLPVIVKLTPNITDVRKPAQAAKDGGADAVSLINTINSITSVNLDSFAPEPTIDGKGAHGGYCGPAVKPIALNMVAEIARTPALAGLPISGIGGVTTWRDAAEFMSLGAGNVQVCTAAMTYGFKIVQEMISGLSQFMDEKGFTSTEELVGRAVPNLSDWQHLNLNYITKARIDQDLCIKCGRCYAACEDTSHQAISMSPDRTFEVIDEECVACNLCVNVCPVEGCITMEELSPGTTDPRTGKTVQDDYANWTTHPNNPGTCAAE is encoded by the coding sequence ATGGCAGACCTGATTACGAACTTTATCGGTATCACCTCGCCCAACCCGTTCTGGCTGGCCTCGGCCCCGCCCACGGACAAGGAGTACAACGTCCGACGCGCCTTCGACGCCGGCTGGGGCGGCGTGGTGTGGAAGACCCTCGGCGAGGAAGGCCCGCCCGTCGTCAACGTCAACGGGCCTCGATATGGCGCGATCTGGGGTGCCGATCGCCGCCTTCTGGGGCTCAACAATATCGAGCTTATCACCGACCGCCCCCTGCAAACCAACCTCGACGAGATGACGCGGGTGAAAAAAGACTACCCCGACCGCGCCCTCATCGCCTCACTCATGGTCCCGGTAAATGAGGACAGCTGGAAGTCCATCCTCGACCGCGTACTCGAAACCGGCTGCGACGGGGTGGAACTGAACTTCGGGTGTCCCCACGGGATGTCCGAACGCGGCATGGGCTCCGCCGTGGGCCAGGTGCCGGAATATGTTGGTCAGGTCACCGAATGGTGCAAAAAACACTCAAACCTGCCTGTCATCGTCAAGCTGACGCCGAACATCACCGATGTGCGCAAACCCGCGCAGGCGGCCAAGGATGGCGGCGCCGACGCGGTGTCACTGATCAACACGATCAACTCGATCACCTCCGTTAACCTCGACAGCTTCGCGCCTGAGCCCACCATCGATGGCAAGGGCGCCCATGGCGGCTATTGCGGCCCCGCGGTGAAACCCATCGCGCTCAACATGGTGGCCGAGATCGCCCGCACGCCCGCGCTCGCCGGCCTGCCCATCTCAGGGATAGGCGGCGTCACCACATGGCGCGACGCGGCGGAGTTCATGTCGCTGGGGGCTGGCAACGTGCAGGTGTGTACAGCTGCCATGACCTACGGCTTCAAGATCGTGCAGGAAATGATCTCGGGCCTGTCACAATTCATGGACGAAAAGGGTTTCACCTCGACGGAAGAGCTTGTCGGCCGCGCCGTTCCGAACCTCAGCGACTGGCAGCACCTCAACCTCAACTACATCACGAAAGCCCGGATCGACCAGGACCTCTGCATCAAGTGTGGCCGCTGCTATGCCGCCTGCGAGGACACCTCGCATCAGGCGATTTCGATGTCCCCGGACCGTACCTTCGAGGTGATCGACGAGGAATGCGTCGCCTGCAATCTCTGCGTCAATGTCTGCCCGGTCGAAGGCTGCATCACGATGGAGGAACTCAGCCCCGGCACGACAGATCCCCGCACCGGAAAAACGGTGCAGGACGACTACGCCAACTGGACCACCCACCCCAACAATCCCGGCACCTGCGCCGCGGAATGA
- a CDS encoding FAD-binding oxidoreductase, with translation MTGDIPGISLWDHSAEEPESGTPMPGDVTTDVAIVGGGYTGLATALYCAEKGMQAHVLEAERIGFGGSGRNVGLVNAGVWYPPDKVRKLLGDTYGPRFIERFGSAPGQVFDLIEMHQMRCEVTRTGTIHAAHAAQGMRGLRERYEEWQRLGAPVELLSRDAVAERTGTRAFHGGLLDHRAGTVNPMGYVRGLARAAQGAGAVVHTGVRANALRRDGEAWVIETDRGIVRAEHVVLATNAYTDTLWPGLRDIFTTIEFFQLATPPLGAEMAHVLPGRQGVWDTGMIMTSLRRDAKGRIVLGSMGPVVGEAGRGLSRRWAAKRLERLFPELGPVRFEVAWHGQIAMTPDHLPRIIRLAAGVLTPIGYNGRGITTGTVFGQCMAELIAGGDPADLPVPMSDLKRVPFKAVKTGAMRAGFVAHQLWKSF, from the coding sequence GTGACAGGGGACATACCCGGCATATCCCTTTGGGATCATTCGGCGGAGGAGCCGGAGAGCGGCACGCCGATGCCGGGCGACGTGACGACGGACGTGGCCATCGTGGGGGGCGGCTACACCGGGCTGGCGACCGCGCTTTACTGTGCCGAGAAGGGGATGCAGGCGCATGTGCTGGAGGCCGAGCGGATCGGCTTTGGCGGGTCGGGGCGCAATGTGGGGCTGGTGAATGCGGGTGTGTGGTACCCGCCGGACAAGGTGCGCAAGCTGTTGGGCGACACCTATGGGCCGCGATTCATCGAGCGGTTCGGGAGCGCGCCGGGGCAGGTGTTCGACCTGATAGAGATGCACCAGATGCGGTGCGAGGTGACGCGGACGGGGACCATTCATGCGGCCCATGCGGCACAGGGCATGCGCGGCCTGCGGGAGCGCTACGAGGAATGGCAACGGCTGGGTGCGCCGGTGGAACTGCTGTCGCGCGACGCGGTGGCCGAGCGGACGGGCACGCGGGCGTTTCACGGCGGCTTGCTGGATCATCGCGCCGGGACGGTGAACCCGATGGGCTATGTGCGCGGGCTGGCGCGGGCGGCGCAGGGGGCCGGCGCGGTGGTGCATACCGGCGTGAGGGCGAATGCGTTACGACGGGACGGGGAGGCATGGGTGATCGAGACAGATCGCGGCATCGTGCGCGCGGAGCACGTTGTGCTGGCGACAAATGCCTATACCGACACTCTGTGGCCCGGGCTGCGCGATATCTTCACGACGATCGAGTTCTTCCAATTGGCGACGCCGCCGCTGGGGGCGGAGATGGCGCATGTCCTGCCGGGGCGGCAGGGCGTGTGGGACACCGGGATGATCATGACCAGCCTGCGGCGCGACGCGAAAGGACGGATCGTTCTGGGGTCGATGGGTCCGGTTGTGGGGGAGGCCGGGCGGGGCTTGTCTCGGCGCTGGGCGGCGAAACGGCTGGAGCGGCTGTTTCCGGAGTTGGGGCCGGTGAGGTTCGAGGTGGCCTGGCACGGGCAGATCGCGATGACGCCCGATCACTTGCCGCGGATCATCCGGCTGGCGGCCGGTGTGCTGACGCCGATCGGGTATAACGGGCGGGGGATCACGACCGGGACGGTGTTCGGGCAGTGCATGGCGGAGCTGATCGCGGGCGGGGATCCGGCGGACCTGCCGGTACCGATGAGTGATCTGAAGCGTGTGCCATTCAAAGCGGTGAAAACCGGCGCGATGCGCGCTGGGTTCGTGGCGCATCAGCTTTGGAAGAGCTTTTAG
- a CDS encoding FCD domain-containing protein, whose amino-acid sequence MPFQKVTPEKLSLAVTRQIEKLILRGILRPGERLPSERELADRFGVSRPSLREAVSELQQKGLLTTRAGAGIFVADVLGSAFSPALIELFASDDEAVFDVIAFRRDMEGLAAERAARLASDTDLQVIAATFDRMEQAKGRANPEREARLDAEFHMAILEASHNVVMLHMMRSMFQLMQEGVFYNRQVMFNQSTTRTSLLDQHRAIRDAILARDPVAARAAVEAHLDFIERALADQRKAEAHEHIARQRLEHENRR is encoded by the coding sequence ATGCCGTTCCAGAAAGTCACGCCGGAAAAACTCTCGCTCGCGGTCACCCGCCAGATCGAGAAACTGATCCTGCGCGGCATCCTGCGCCCCGGCGAACGCCTGCCCTCGGAACGCGAGCTTGCCGACCGCTTCGGCGTCTCGCGCCCCTCCCTGCGCGAGGCCGTGTCAGAGCTTCAGCAGAAAGGCCTGCTGACCACCCGCGCCGGCGCCGGCATCTTCGTGGCCGACGTTCTGGGCAGTGCCTTCTCCCCCGCGCTGATCGAGCTTTTCGCCAGCGATGACGAGGCCGTGTTCGACGTGATCGCCTTCCGCCGCGACATGGAAGGGCTGGCCGCCGAACGCGCCGCCCGGTTGGCCTCTGACACCGACCTGCAGGTCATCGCAGCCACCTTCGACCGCATGGAACAGGCCAAGGGCCGCGCCAACCCCGAACGCGAGGCCCGGCTCGATGCCGAGTTCCACATGGCCATCCTCGAGGCCAGCCACAACGTCGTGATGCTGCACATGATGCGCTCGATGTTCCAGCTGATGCAGGAGGGCGTTTTCTACAACCGGCAGGTCATGTTCAACCAGTCCACCACGCGCACCAGCCTGCTGGACCAGCACCGCGCCATCCGCGACGCCATCCTCGCCCGCGACCCCGTCGCGGCCCGCGCGGCGGTCGAGGCCCATCTCGATTTCATCGAACGGGCGCTGGCCGACCAGCGCAAGGCCGAGGCGCATGAGCATATCGCCCGCCAGCGGCTCGAACACGAGAATCGCCGCTGA
- a CDS encoding class I SAM-dependent methyltransferase, producing the protein MSDVESRVSTHYSTTNLIDAIRAALEKAGANPDAPDLDDLKPVDEFHTGGVEATDALIDQLSITPETRVLDIGCGIGGASRHVAARTGAHVRGVDLTPDFIAVAKALSAATDMADRTSFTTGSALDLPVADASVDLALMFHVGMNIEDKTRLFAEAARVLAPGGTFALFDVMRTSDRLLTFPFPWAEQADFSFVAPPETYRQAAAAAGFSQVGERDRSEFAKAFFDRVFKRIEEAGGPPPVGIHLLMHDTGPEKIKNYVTHLQAGDIAPVEMIFRRNAS; encoded by the coding sequence ATGAGCGATGTCGAGTCCCGTGTGTCCACCCATTATTCCACCACCAACCTCATCGACGCGATCCGCGCAGCCCTCGAAAAGGCGGGCGCCAACCCCGACGCGCCCGACCTCGATGACCTCAAGCCGGTGGACGAGTTCCACACCGGCGGGGTTGAGGCCACCGATGCCCTGATCGACCAGCTCAGCATCACGCCCGAGACCCGCGTTCTCGATATCGGCTGCGGCATCGGCGGCGCCTCCCGACATGTCGCCGCCCGCACCGGCGCCCATGTGCGCGGCGTCGACCTCACACCCGATTTCATCGCCGTGGCCAAGGCGCTCAGCGCCGCCACCGACATGGCCGACCGCACCAGTTTCACAACCGGCAGCGCACTCGACCTGCCCGTGGCGGATGCCAGCGTCGACCTCGCCCTCATGTTCCATGTCGGCATGAATATCGAGGACAAGACCCGCCTGTTCGCCGAGGCCGCCCGCGTCCTCGCTCCCGGCGGCACCTTCGCGCTTTTCGACGTGATGCGCACTTCGGACCGCCTCCTGACCTTCCCGTTCCCCTGGGCGGAACAGGCCGATTTCTCCTTCGTGGCCCCGCCCGAGACCTACCGTCAGGCCGCCGCCGCGGCCGGCTTCTCGCAAGTGGGCGAACGCGACCGCTCCGAATTCGCCAAGGCTTTTTTCGACCGCGTTTTCAAACGTATCGAAGAGGCTGGCGGCCCGCCGCCTGTCGGCATCCACCTTCTGATGCACGACACCGGCCCCGAAAAAATCAAGAATTACGTGACACATCTGCAGGCGGGCGACATTGCACCGGTGGAAATGATCTTTCGCCGCAACGCGTCCTAG
- a CDS encoding Lin0512 family protein: MPKTRLLTEFGIGSSLRHRDYTAAARRALQDALWRNSINLAELFGQPKEAMIIDVEIAAQDPGAVDTTALADVFPYGQVTVTAHKGGLDVPRPDGEPTVIVNAAINVSLNLEPAQ; this comes from the coding sequence ATGCCCAAAACGCGCCTTCTCACCGAATTCGGCATCGGCTCGTCCCTGCGCCACCGCGACTACACCGCCGCCGCCCGCCGCGCGTTGCAGGATGCGCTCTGGCGGAACTCCATCAACCTCGCGGAACTCTTCGGCCAGCCCAAGGAGGCGATGATCATCGACGTCGAAATCGCCGCGCAGGACCCCGGCGCCGTCGACACCACGGCATTGGCGGACGTCTTCCCCTACGGCCAGGTCACCGTCACCGCCCACAAGGGCGGCCTTGACGTGCCCCGCCCCGACGGCGAGCCCACCGTCATCGTCAACGCCGCCATCAATGTCAGCCTGAACCTGGAGCCCGCCCAATGA
- a CDS encoding Lin0512 family protein, translated as MTDHRFIIEMGMGNDQYGMDYQKAAARAIESAIRRSAIPMYSTTALDPSQMRVEVTIGVQEPDKLDADALAACLPRGNATVTATFGGHNVVNPDTGDTIVIATAAVEAFLPDQSDNYISG; from the coding sequence ATGACTGATCACCGCTTCATCATCGAAATGGGCATGGGCAACGACCAGTACGGCATGGACTATCAAAAGGCCGCCGCCCGCGCGATCGAATCCGCCATCCGTCGCTCGGCCATCCCGATGTATTCGACGACCGCGCTCGACCCGTCGCAGATGCGCGTAGAGGTCACAATCGGCGTGCAGGAACCCGATAAGCTCGACGCCGATGCGCTCGCCGCCTGCCTGCCCCGCGGAAACGCCACCGTCACCGCCACGTTCGGCGGGCACAACGTGGTGAACCCCGACACCGGCGACACAATTGTCATCGCCACGGCGGCGGTCGAGGCATTCCTGCCCGACCAATCGGACAACTACATCTCCGGCTAA